From Crassaminicella indica, one genomic window encodes:
- the ligA gene encoding NAD-dependent DNA ligase LigA codes for MNREEARSKIDELIEMLNEHNYKYYVLDSPEITDYEYDQMMDELIHLEKSFPELIRDDSPTQRVGGEPLSAFSQVQHSVPMLSLSNSYNKEDLIDFDRSIRKIIGDKIEYVVEPKIDGLSVGLKYEKGKFVQGATRGDGFVGEDITKNLRTIKTIPLRLKEEVDIEVRGEVYISREKFAELNQKQAEKGETIFANPRNAAAGSLRQLDPKVAAKRNLDIFVFNIQRMENMHINTHTEGFEYLKKLGFKTSMYKVCQSIKEVIEQCEKWAEKRSQLAFDIDGLVIKVNDLYQREKIGLRSKSPKWAIAYKFPAQQKKTKVKNITVQVGRTGALTPTAELEPVRVAGSVISRATLHNEDYIKEKDIRIGDTVIIEKAGDVIPAVVRVLFDERTGDEKQFSMPTICPVCKEETVRLEGEAVTRCINAACPAQLRRGLIHFVSRDAMNIDGLGESIVTLLLENNLIKDAADLYYLKKEDILPLERMGEKSAQNLINAIEKSKKNDLDRVIFGLGIKLVGSRAAKLLADAFGSMDVLMNASEEQITNIPEIGHKMAESIVAFFKEDRNLEIIEKLRTAGVNMKAIKKSDENDKIEKKFEGLTFVLTGTLKKYKRSEAKKIIEDLGGRVSGSVSKKTDYVLAGAEAGSKLDKANNLGIKVISEEEFEQMIQ; via the coding sequence ATGAATAGAGAAGAAGCACGTAGTAAAATAGATGAATTAATAGAAATGCTAAATGAGCATAACTATAAATACTATGTACTGGATAGTCCAGAAATTACAGATTATGAATATGATCAAATGATGGATGAATTAATTCATTTAGAAAAAAGTTTTCCAGAGCTGATTCGTGATGATTCACCAACTCAAAGAGTTGGTGGAGAACCATTATCAGCATTTAGTCAAGTACAGCATAGTGTACCTATGCTAAGTCTTAGTAATTCATACAATAAAGAAGATTTAATTGATTTTGATAGAAGCATTCGAAAAATTATTGGTGATAAAATAGAATATGTTGTAGAACCAAAGATTGATGGATTGTCAGTAGGATTAAAGTATGAAAAGGGTAAATTTGTACAAGGTGCTACCCGTGGGGATGGATTTGTAGGAGAAGATATTACGAAGAATTTGCGTACTATAAAAACTATTCCGTTGAGATTAAAAGAGGAAGTTGACATAGAAGTAAGGGGAGAAGTTTATATTTCCCGGGAAAAATTTGCAGAATTGAATCAAAAACAAGCAGAAAAAGGAGAAACTATTTTTGCAAATCCTAGAAATGCAGCAGCAGGTTCTTTAAGACAGCTTGACCCTAAAGTAGCAGCCAAAAGGAATTTAGATATATTTGTTTTTAACATTCAAAGAATGGAAAATATGCATATTAATACACATACCGAAGGCTTTGAATATCTAAAGAAATTAGGGTTTAAAACTTCTATGTATAAAGTCTGTCAAAGTATAAAGGAAGTTATAGAGCAATGTGAAAAATGGGCAGAGAAAAGAAGTCAGCTAGCTTTTGATATAGATGGTTTAGTTATTAAAGTGAACGATTTATATCAAAGAGAAAAGATTGGCTTAAGATCAAAGAGTCCAAAATGGGCTATTGCTTATAAATTTCCTGCTCAGCAGAAAAAGACAAAGGTAAAAAATATTACTGTTCAGGTAGGAAGAACAGGAGCTTTAACTCCGACAGCAGAGCTTGAACCGGTAAGAGTAGCTGGTTCTGTTATTAGTAGAGCAACACTTCATAATGAAGATTATATTAAAGAAAAGGATATTCGTATTGGAGATACGGTTATTATAGAGAAGGCTGGAGATGTAATACCAGCTGTAGTACGTGTACTCTTTGATGAACGAACAGGAGATGAAAAACAATTTAGTATGCCTACTATTTGTCCTGTTTGTAAAGAAGAAACTGTTCGATTAGAAGGAGAAGCTGTTACAAGATGTATAAATGCTGCTTGTCCTGCTCAATTAAGAAGAGGACTTATTCATTTTGTATCTAGAGATGCTATGAATATTGATGGGCTTGGAGAGTCTATTGTTACATTGCTTTTAGAAAATAATTTAATTAAAGATGCTGCTGATTTGTATTATTTAAAAAAAGAAGATATTCTTCCATTAGAGAGAATGGGAGAAAAATCTGCTCAAAATTTAATAAATGCTATCGAAAAATCTAAAAAGAATGATTTAGATCGCGTAATTTTTGGATTAGGCATTAAATTGGTAGGATCAAGAGCAGCTAAACTCTTAGCAGACGCTTTTGGTAGTATGGATGTATTGATGAATGCAAGTGAGGAACAAATAACAAATATTCCTGAAATTGGACATAAAATGGCAGAAAGTATTGTAGCTTTTTTCAAAGAGGATAGAAACCTTGAGATCATAGAAAAGCTAAGAACTGCTGGGGTAAATATGAAGGCTATTAAGAAGAGTGATGAGAATGATAAAATAGAAAAGAAATTTGAAGGATTGACATTTGTTTTAACAGGAACACTTAAAAAGTATAAAAGAAGTGAAGCAAAAAAAATAATAGAGGATTTAGGTGGAAGAGTTTCTGGTAGTGTAAGTAAAAAAACAGATTATGTATTGGCAGGAGCTGAAGCAGGGTCGAAATTAGATAAAGCAAATAATCTTGGAATAAAAGTTATTAGTGAAGAAGAATTTGAACAGATGATTCAGTAA
- a CDS encoding peptide ABC transporter substrate-binding protein — MSKKFFVLFLVMILIITVFTGCVGSSDKQKEDEVQGETKNVSVLRWNLRSEPKTIDPQLNSASDGGHVINNIFEGLMREIDGKLISGMAESYDVSDDGLTYTFHLRDAKWSDGKPVRAQDFEYAWKRALDPNLVPEPSEYAFQLFYIKGAQDAYEGKGSLDDVSIKCKDDKTLEVTLSAPTPYFLDLTTFYTYMPVRKDMVEKDPEGWARNPELAVSNGPFSLENYIMGDRIILKKNKYYWNADKVKLDKIKAMMIVEESTALTAYEAGELDVIDQIPVQEIPRLKKEDPTFMIWPEVGTYYYIFNVNAKPVDDIRVRRALTLAIDRKTICEEIAKGGELPATGFTPPGLLDAEGKEFQKVAGDYGIDPNDAKVEEAKKLLAEAGYPDGKGFPEVTVIYNTLEKHKAIAEAIQEMWRQNLGIEVKLQNQEWAVFQDARHHGNFQIARAGWLGDYADPMTMLDLWLSYSGNNDCQWNNPEYDKLIEKSKLLTGKERFELLYKAQALMMDTNIVMPIYYYTRPQMVKEYVKDWQKTKMGHWFFGYVSIER; from the coding sequence ATGTCAAAAAAATTTTTTGTATTATTCTTAGTAATGATATTAATCATTACAGTTTTTACAGGCTGTGTAGGTAGTAGTGATAAGCAGAAAGAAGATGAAGTACAAGGAGAAACGAAGAATGTATCTGTATTAAGATGGAATTTACGTTCAGAGCCAAAGACAATAGACCCTCAGCTGAATAGTGCTTCTGATGGTGGTCATGTTATCAATAATATTTTTGAAGGCTTGATGAGGGAGATTGATGGAAAACTTATTTCTGGTATGGCAGAAAGCTATGATGTATCTGATGATGGACTTACATATACTTTCCATTTAAGAGATGCAAAATGGTCAGATGGAAAGCCAGTGCGTGCACAAGATTTCGAGTATGCTTGGAAGAGAGCGTTAGATCCTAATCTAGTTCCAGAACCATCAGAGTATGCGTTTCAATTATTCTATATTAAAGGGGCACAAGATGCTTATGAAGGAAAAGGATCATTAGATGATGTATCAATTAAATGCAAAGATGATAAAACTTTGGAAGTAACTCTTAGTGCACCAACACCATATTTTCTTGATTTAACGACCTTTTATACTTATATGCCAGTAAGAAAAGATATGGTAGAAAAGGATCCAGAGGGTTGGGCTAGAAATCCTGAATTGGCAGTTTCTAATGGTCCTTTTAGTTTAGAGAATTACATTATGGGAGATAGAATTATTTTAAAAAAGAATAAATATTACTGGAATGCAGATAAGGTTAAGCTTGATAAGATTAAAGCGATGATGATTGTAGAAGAGTCAACAGCTCTAACAGCTTATGAAGCAGGAGAGTTAGATGTGATTGATCAAATACCAGTGCAGGAAATACCAAGACTTAAAAAAGAAGATCCAACATTTATGATTTGGCCAGAAGTAGGAACATATTATTACATATTTAATGTAAATGCAAAACCAGTAGATGATATAAGGGTTAGAAGAGCATTGACGCTTGCAATTGATAGAAAAACCATTTGTGAAGAAATTGCAAAGGGAGGAGAATTACCTGCTACAGGCTTTACACCACCAGGATTATTAGATGCAGAAGGTAAAGAATTTCAAAAGGTTGCAGGAGATTATGGAATAGATCCAAATGATGCAAAGGTAGAAGAAGCAAAAAAATTATTGGCAGAAGCTGGATATCCTGATGGAAAGGGCTTTCCAGAGGTTACAGTTATTTATAATACGCTAGAAAAACATAAAGCTATTGCCGAAGCCATTCAAGAAATGTGGAGGCAAAATCTTGGTATAGAGGTAAAACTTCAAAATCAAGAGTGGGCAGTATTCCAAGATGCAAGACATCATGGGAATTTTCAGATTGCAAGAGCTGGTTGGTTAGGAGATTATGCTGATCCAATGACTATGCTGGATTTATGGTTATCATATTCAGGAAATAATGATTGTCAATGGAATAATCCTGAATATGATAAGCTGATTGAAAAATCAAAATTATTAACAGGAAAAGAAAGATTTGAATTGCTTTATAAAGCACAAGCTTTAATGATGGATACAAATATAGTTATGCCAATTTATTACTATACAAGACCACAAATGGTAAAAGAGTATGTGAAGGATTGGCAAAAAACAAAAATGGGACACTGGTTCTTTGGATATGTATCAATAGAACGATAA
- a CDS encoding ABC transporter permease: MMELNKIPQDMWQPIGMKDREKEKIVRPSMTYWQDAWRRLKKNKLAMLGLFMIIIIFAFAIIGPIFSSYTYSEQNLLRGNEGPSSEHWFGTDAHGRDLFIRVLYGARISLTVAVIATLVNFFIGVLYGGISGYMGGKIDNVMMRIVDVISTIPLVLYAIILMVVIGSGLKSIIITLGTIYWVKMARIVRGQVLSLKEQEYVLAAKTLGASTWRILYRHLIPNAMGVIIVTMTMQIPSAIFTESFLSFIGLGVSAPMSSWGSLASDALGGLRSYPYQLFFPSIAICITMLAFNFLGDGLRDALDPRLRK; this comes from the coding sequence ATGATGGAACTAAATAAAATTCCACAGGATATGTGGCAGCCTATTGGAATGAAAGATCGAGAAAAAGAAAAAATTGTTCGTCCAAGTATGACCTATTGGCAGGATGCTTGGAGAAGACTTAAGAAAAATAAATTGGCTATGCTAGGACTTTTTATGATCATTATTATATTTGCTTTTGCTATTATTGGTCCTATTTTTTCTTCATACACGTATTCTGAACAAAATCTTTTAAGAGGTAATGAAGGACCAAGTAGTGAACATTGGTTTGGAACAGATGCTCATGGTAGAGATTTGTTTATAAGGGTTTTATATGGTGCACGAATCTCTTTGACTGTTGCGGTTATTGCGACATTAGTGAACTTTTTTATAGGGGTGCTTTATGGAGGTATTTCAGGATATATGGGTGGAAAAATTGACAATGTTATGATGAGGATTGTAGATGTTATTTCCACCATTCCTTTAGTGCTATATGCTATTATTTTGATGGTTGTAATCGGTTCAGGCTTAAAGAGTATTATTATTACACTAGGAACAATTTATTGGGTGAAAATGGCAAGAATTGTACGTGGGCAAGTGTTAAGTTTAAAAGAACAAGAATATGTACTAGCAGCTAAAACATTAGGTGCAAGTACATGGAGGATTCTTTATAGACATTTGATTCCAAATGCTATGGGTGTAATAATTGTAACTATGACTATGCAGATACCAAGTGCTATCTTTACAGAATCATTCTTAAGCTTCATAGGACTTGGAGTTTCAGCACCTATGTCTTCGTGGGGATCACTCGCTAGTGATGCGTTAGGAGGTCTTCGTTCTTATCCATATCAGCTTTTCTTCCCGTCAATAGCTATTTGTATTACTATGCTTGCGTTTAACTTTTTAGGTGATGGCTTAAGAGATGCCCTAGATCCACGTCTTCGTAAATAG
- a CDS encoding ABC transporter permease, with translation MGRFIANRTFSMIITLLLVITITFFLMHAIPGGPFTREKALPPAVIKALEAKYKLDQPLWKQYIDYLGDVIRGDLGPSFQRTGVTVNQLIEKGFPISAKIGGLAVILVLILGVPIGIISALKQNKWQDQLAMFFATLGVTIPSFVLGTLIIYIFSSKLGILPSFGLKTWKHYIGPVIALSGFSLSFVARLTRSSMLEVLQQDYIRTARAKGLPEFTVVVKHALKNALIPVVTYVGPLVAAILTGSFVVERIFAIPGMGKHFVESVGNRDYTVLMGMTIFYAIFLVVMVLVVDVVYGFIDPRIKIDK, from the coding sequence TTGGGTAGATTTATTGCAAATAGAACATTTTCAATGATTATTACGTTATTATTAGTCATTACTATTACATTTTTTTTAATGCATGCTATACCAGGAGGACCTTTTACGAGAGAAAAGGCATTGCCGCCTGCTGTTATTAAAGCGTTAGAAGCAAAATATAAGCTTGATCAACCATTATGGAAGCAATATATAGATTATCTTGGAGATGTTATAAGAGGAGATTTAGGACCATCCTTTCAGCGTACGGGTGTAACGGTAAATCAACTCATCGAAAAGGGATTTCCTATTTCTGCTAAAATCGGTGGACTTGCTGTTATCCTTGTTCTTATATTAGGTGTACCTATTGGAATCATTTCTGCACTAAAGCAAAATAAATGGCAGGATCAATTGGCTATGTTTTTTGCTACTTTAGGTGTAACGATACCAAGCTTTGTATTAGGAACATTAATCATTTATATATTTAGTTCGAAGCTTGGAATACTTCCATCCTTTGGGTTAAAGACATGGAAGCATTATATTGGACCTGTTATAGCTTTAAGTGGATTTTCTCTTTCTTTTGTTGCAAGACTAACACGTTCTAGTATGCTTGAGGTGCTTCAGCAGGATTATATTCGAACTGCGAGAGCTAAGGGGCTTCCTGAATTTACAGTAGTCGTAAAGCATGCGTTGAAGAATGCATTAATTCCTGTTGTAACGTATGTAGGACCACTTGTAGCAGCAATATTGACAGGATCATTCGTAGTAGAAAGAATTTTTGCTATCCCTGGTATGGGGAAACATTTTGTGGAAAGTGTTGGAAATCGTGACTATACCGTATTAATGGGGATGACAATATTTTATGCAATATTCTTAGTAGTTATGGTATTAGTTGTAGATGTTGTATATGGATTTATAGACCCTAGAATTAAAATAGATAAATAG
- a CDS encoding ABC transporter ATP-binding protein, whose amino-acid sequence MKKNDDILLEVKNLKKYFPIRKGFFGKDIQYVKAVDDVSFYIKKGETLGLVGESGCGKSTTGRTLIRLYEPTEGEIIFNGVEIGMMNERELHPFRKKMQMIFQDPYASLNSRMTVGDIIGEALDIHNLASGKLRTEIIHDLLSKVGLNPDHAIRYPHEFSGGQRQRIGIARALAVKPEFIICDEPISALDVSIQAQVVNMLGDLQEELGLTYLFIAHDLSMVRYISDRIGVMYLGKLVEIADSDEIFENPAHPYTKALLSAIPIPDPDISKEKHRILLKGDVPSPLNPPSGCRFCTRCPHAMKKCAENEPIMKDIGGGHMAACHLL is encoded by the coding sequence ATGAAAAAAAATGATGATATTTTACTAGAAGTGAAAAATCTGAAAAAATATTTTCCAATAAGAAAGGGGTTCTTTGGAAAAGATATACAGTATGTAAAAGCAGTTGATGATGTGAGCTTTTATATTAAAAAGGGGGAAACATTGGGGCTTGTAGGAGAATCAGGTTGTGGAAAATCAACAACAGGAAGAACGCTTATTCGTTTATATGAGCCTACAGAAGGAGAGATTATTTTTAATGGTGTGGAAATTGGTATGATGAATGAAAGAGAACTCCATCCCTTTAGAAAAAAAATGCAGATGATTTTTCAAGATCCTTATGCATCTTTAAATAGTCGTATGACTGTTGGTGATATTATAGGAGAAGCTTTAGATATTCATAATTTAGCATCAGGAAAGCTTAGAACAGAAATTATCCATGATTTGTTATCAAAAGTAGGATTAAATCCTGATCATGCTATAAGATATCCGCATGAATTTAGTGGAGGACAAAGACAGCGTATAGGTATTGCGCGTGCTTTAGCTGTAAAGCCAGAATTTATAATATGTGATGAGCCTATATCAGCTCTTGATGTTTCTATACAGGCACAGGTAGTAAATATGCTAGGCGATTTGCAAGAAGAACTAGGACTGACCTATTTATTTATTGCCCATGACCTTTCAATGGTTAGATATATATCAGATCGCATAGGAGTTATGTATCTTGGAAAATTAGTTGAAATTGCAGACAGTGACGAAATTTTTGAAAATCCTGCTCATCCATATACAAAAGCTTTACTATCGGCTATTCCAATTCCAGATCCTGATATATCAAAAGAGAAGCACAGAATTTTATTAAAAGGAGATGTTCCAAGTCCACTAAATCCTCCTTCAGGATGTAGATTTTGCACAAGATGTCCTCATGCAATGAAGAAATGTGCTGAAAATGAACCTATCATGAAAGATATAGGTGGTGGACATATGGCAGCATGTCATTTGTTATAA
- the pcrA gene encoding DNA helicase PcrA, with protein sequence MDLSMLNPPQREAVLKTEGPLLILAGAGSGKTRVLTHRIAYLIEELGVYPGNILAITFTNKAAKEMKYRVENLLGRPTDIWVSTFHSACVKILRRDIEKIDYTRDFVIYDATDQKVVLKECYKELNINDKLYPIPMVLSRISEAKDKMLTPKAFDKEYAGDFQMETIGKIYTLYQKKLKKNNALDFDDLIFKTVELFEKDKVTLSYYQNKFQYIMVDEYQDTNQLQYKLVSMLADKHKNLCVVGDDDQSIYSWRGADIRNILNFEDDFKNAVVIKLEQNYRSTQNILDAANCVIQNNYGRKDKRLWTSQDRGEIIRYYRANNEHDEAQFVVNQIRAMVEADGRNYKEFAMLYRTNAQSRVLEDTLMKAGIPYRIYGGLKFYDRKEIKDIVAYLRLIQNPVDDVSLKRVINVPKRGIGDRTVEKLQDAANETGESIFSVLLDDKLIDGFSRRVKAGIRDFVMLITKFGLEKEEICVTDLIKNVLEESGYLDELRKENTVEAQSRIENLQEFLSVAMDFEKNSEVKTLEEFLANISLVSDLDKMDDEDNAVVLMTLHSAKGLEFPVVFLVGMEERIFPTARALEDDRALEEERRLCYVGITRAEEVLFLTHAKMRMLYGRTNYNPMSRFIDEIAEELIDRDKEEMLRRDKMVLAPSPGIYRGTSINNTIQKNVSSTGVKEVKPGTKIKHDKFGIGTVISVKKKGNDTELTIAFDHAGIKKFIKEYAPITVL encoded by the coding sequence GGCTCAGGAAAGACTAGAGTTTTAACGCATAGAATAGCATATTTAATAGAAGAATTAGGGGTTTATCCAGGAAATATTTTGGCTATTACCTTTACTAATAAAGCAGCTAAAGAGATGAAATATAGAGTAGAAAATTTATTAGGACGCCCTACAGATATATGGGTGAGTACTTTTCATTCAGCTTGTGTAAAGATTTTAAGACGTGATATTGAAAAAATAGATTATACAAGAGATTTTGTCATATATGATGCAACAGACCAAAAGGTAGTTTTAAAAGAATGCTATAAAGAGTTAAATATTAATGACAAATTATATCCTATTCCAATGGTATTAAGTCGTATTAGTGAAGCAAAGGATAAAATGCTTACGCCAAAAGCGTTTGATAAAGAGTATGCAGGAGATTTTCAGATGGAGACGATTGGAAAAATCTATACACTTTATCAGAAAAAATTAAAAAAGAATAATGCATTAGATTTTGATGATTTGATTTTTAAGACTGTAGAATTATTTGAAAAGGATAAAGTGACTCTTAGTTATTATCAAAATAAATTTCAATATATTATGGTAGATGAGTATCAGGATACAAACCAGCTACAATATAAATTAGTATCTATGCTTGCAGACAAGCACAAAAATTTATGTGTTGTGGGGGATGATGACCAAAGTATTTACAGCTGGAGAGGGGCAGATATAAGAAACATCTTAAATTTTGAAGACGATTTTAAAAATGCTGTAGTAATAAAGCTAGAGCAAAATTATCGTTCTACGCAGAATATCTTAGACGCTGCAAATTGTGTAATCCAAAACAATTACGGAAGAAAGGATAAAAGATTATGGACATCACAAGATAGAGGAGAGATCATAAGATATTATCGTGCTAATAATGAACATGATGAAGCCCAGTTTGTTGTCAATCAAATTAGAGCTATGGTAGAGGCTGATGGAAGAAATTATAAAGAATTTGCTATGCTTTATAGAACTAATGCGCAATCTCGTGTGCTAGAGGATACTCTTATGAAAGCAGGTATTCCATATCGCATTTATGGGGGATTAAAGTTCTATGATCGAAAAGAAATTAAAGACATTGTGGCATATTTGCGTTTGATTCAAAATCCTGTAGATGATGTAAGCTTGAAAAGAGTTATAAATGTTCCTAAAAGAGGAATTGGGGATCGAACTGTTGAAAAATTACAAGACGCTGCTAATGAAACAGGAGAGAGTATTTTTAGCGTATTATTAGATGATAAATTGATAGATGGTTTTTCAAGAAGAGTAAAAGCTGGGATTAGAGATTTTGTCATGTTGATTACAAAATTTGGTTTAGAAAAGGAAGAGATATGTGTAACTGATTTAATAAAAAATGTATTAGAGGAATCAGGTTATTTGGATGAGCTAAGGAAGGAAAATACAGTAGAAGCTCAGTCAAGGATTGAAAACTTACAAGAATTTTTATCTGTTGCTATGGACTTTGAAAAAAACAGTGAAGTAAAAACATTAGAAGAGTTTTTAGCAAACATTTCATTAGTTTCTGATTTAGATAAAATGGATGATGAGGATAATGCAGTAGTGCTTATGACTCTACATAGTGCAAAGGGACTTGAGTTTCCAGTTGTATTTCTTGTAGGGATGGAGGAGAGAATATTCCCTACAGCAAGAGCGTTAGAAGATGATAGAGCGTTAGAGGAAGAAAGAAGACTTTGTTATGTAGGTATTACAAGGGCTGAGGAAGTATTATTCTTAACACATGCAAAAATGAGAATGCTATACGGGAGAACTAACTACAATCCAATGTCTAGATTTATTGATGAAATTGCAGAGGAGCTAATTGATCGAGATAAAGAAGAAATGTTAAGAAGAGATAAAATGGTATTAGCACCGTCACCCGGTATTTACAGAGGTACAAGTATAAATAATACCATACAAAAAAATGTTAGCAGTACAGGAGTGAAGGAAGTAAAGCCCGGTACAAAAATAAAGCACGACAAATTTGGAATAGGTACAGTTATATCTGTTAAGAAGAAAGGAAACGATACGGAGCTTACTATTGCTTTTGATCATGCTGGTATTAAAAAGTTCATAAAGGAATATGCACCAATTACTGTGTTATAG
- a CDS encoding ABC transporter ATP-binding protein, producing the protein MKNEKILEVKDLYTSFFTHVGEVKAIRGVSFHLDKGEAIGIVGESGSGKSVTSMSIMRLLQYPGKIVDGKITFKGKDVVNMSEKEMQRIRGNEMAMIFQDPMTSLNPVYTIGNQIMEAIRHHQGLSKKQAREKAVEMLKLVGIPSPEKRIDNYPHEFSGGMRQRAMIAMALSCEPSLLIADEPTTALDVTIQAQILELMKDLKEKINTSIILITHDLGVVADVCTRIIVMYGGLIMEEGTTEQIFYNPKHPYTMGLLKSIPRLDLGEKQRLVPIEGTPPDLLNPPKGCPFAERCPYTMKICQEMKPPYFEEEKGHRSMCWLLHKNAPQVEVDTGVKRGRI; encoded by the coding sequence ATGAAAAATGAAAAAATATTAGAAGTAAAGGACCTTTATACCTCTTTCTTTACTCATGTGGGAGAAGTCAAGGCTATAAGAGGTGTAAGTTTTCATTTAGATAAAGGAGAAGCTATTGGAATTGTTGGAGAATCTGGAAGTGGCAAAAGTGTTACATCAATGTCTATTATGAGACTCCTTCAGTATCCAGGCAAAATTGTAGATGGAAAAATTACTTTTAAAGGAAAAGATGTTGTCAATATGTCTGAAAAAGAAATGCAGCGTATTAGAGGAAATGAAATGGCTATGATTTTTCAGGACCCTATGACTTCTTTGAATCCTGTATATACTATAGGAAATCAGATAATGGAAGCTATAAGGCACCATCAGGGTTTAAGTAAGAAGCAAGCAAGAGAAAAGGCAGTAGAAATGTTAAAGCTTGTTGGGATTCCATCTCCTGAAAAAAGGATAGATAACTATCCGCATGAATTTAGTGGAGGCATGAGACAAAGGGCTATGATTGCTATGGCACTATCCTGTGAGCCAAGCCTTCTCATAGCAGATGAACCAACAACAGCACTAGATGTTACCATACAAGCACAAATTTTAGAACTCATGAAGGATTTAAAGGAAAAAATTAATACTTCTATTATTTTGATTACACATGATTTAGGAGTTGTAGCAGATGTATGTACAAGAATTATTGTGATGTATGGTGGGCTTATTATGGAGGAAGGGACTACAGAACAAATTTTCTACAATCCAAAGCATCCTTACACTATGGGATTATTAAAGTCTATTCCAAGATTGGATTTAGGGGAAAAGCAGAGATTGGTTCCAATAGAAGGAACACCTCCAGATTTATTAAATCCTCCAAAGGGATGTCCTTTTGCAGAGAGATGTCCTTATACAATGAAAATCTGTCAAGAAATGAAGCCACCTTATTTTGAGGAAGAAAAAGGTCATCGTTCTATGTGTTGGCTCCTTCATAAAAATGCTCCTCAAGTTGAAGTAGATACTGGTGTAAAGAGGGGGAGGATATAA